From Schistocerca americana isolate TAMUIC-IGC-003095 unplaced genomic scaffold, iqSchAmer2.1 HiC_scaffold_342, whole genome shotgun sequence, the proteins below share one genomic window:
- the LOC124580698 gene encoding nucleolar protein dao-5-like codes for MSMREDALLAKGVADRRPSGPAQATELIPVAAPSGPPLMTNRLSTTDADGFDSSDFDAHPRDRVFILMNKLAHGGPYPGREDDEAAILAFCNIQKAAALPHTRQHVSGVPPRAPPVASHDFAVPAVAASAGVAPLASTTEEVDVPPVAPLAPETREEPVAALAAATEMADMDLPDANLAEAIAESERRDTDLDAPRAPRKRRAVTHDDSDTPSQTSEGARPRKKATRASRTSTTESGLTLAGSSRSTAAQKSTKTTRRPTRSPAASRQPDEDGFVAPPRRHTARAAALQLPTPLPTANTFAGVSDDAMEDGAAPPAPAQKKPPPIVIQWAGEYKEFQQKLDRVATSATVKNAGRDLYKVTVSTNEEYRAVMDAICKDGLPFAAATKGGPASATRSSAQVEREPRPPTAPSTASPVGVAAPATTQGARAAAPRRRRRRAGRATPAAARRTVEDTLPPQRTTPRAAPRPAADAPRQSPSTEQPPPAAPVAEAAPAAPTAPMATDAAELRSSTTGQRLVGQIYCESNYLSPPDVETEGVTMNDAQRGQLTLLGPLHPLTRSPQEQQLRCLDCLYTWLM; via the exons ATGTCGATGAGAGAGGATGCTTTActtgcgaagggtgtggcggatcgccgtccgtcggggccagctcaggcgactgagttgatcccggtggcggccccatccggccccccacttatgacgaaccggcTTTCGACAACTGACGCTGACGGGTTTGACTCATCGGATTTTGACGCGCACCCTCGTGATCGAGTGTTCATTCTCATGAACAAACTCGCCCACGGGGGCCCCTACCCTGGTCGAGAGGACGACGAGGCGGCTATTCTCGCCTTCTGCAACATTCAGAAGGCTGCCGCTCTACCGCACACGAGGCAGCATGTgtcgggtgtgccaccgagagcccCGCCGGTCgcatcgcacgattttgcggtccCGGCGGTGGCGGCCTCGGCGGGAGTTGCGCCGCTGGCCTCGACCACTGAAGAGGTCGATGTGCCCCCGGTTGCCCCCCTGGCCCCGGAGACACGAGAAGAGCCCGTGGCTGCGCTAGCTGCAGCTACCGAGATGGCGGACATGGACCTGCCCGACGCAAATCTGGCTGAGGCGATTGCCGAGTCGGAGCGCCGTGACACCGACCTTGACGCTCCCCGCGCGCCCAGAAAGCGGCGGGCTGTGACGCATGACGACTCTGACACTCCCTCTCAGACATCTGAAGGAgcgaggccgcggaagaaggccacCAGGGCCTCCCGCACCTCCACCACCGAGTCTGGGCTGACTCTCGCGggctcctcccggagcaccgccGCGCAGAAATCGACGAAGACCACGCGGCGGCCCACTCGTTCACCTGCTGCTTCCCGACAGCCGGACGAGGATGGTTTTGTCGCCCCGCCCCGGCGGCACACTGCCAGGGCCGCTGCGCTGCAGCTACCGAccccgctgccgaccgccaacacGTTTGCGGGCGTCAGCGACGATGCGATGGAGGATGGCGCCGCGCCTCCGGCGCCGGCCCAAAAGAAGCCGCCGCCTATAGTCATCCAGTGGGCTGGCGAATACAAGGAGTTCCAGCAAAAACTGGACAGGGTGGCCACGTCCGCCACTGTCAAGAACGCTGGCCGTGACCTTTACAAGGTCACAGTGTCGACCAACGAGGAGTACCGCGCGGTGATGGACGccatctgcaaagatggcctccc cttTGCTGCCGCCACCAAGGGAGGACCAGCTTCCGCCACCCGAAGTTCGGCGCAGGTGGAGCGTGAGCCGCGGCCACCGACCGCGCCGTCCACGGCTTCGCCCGTGGGGGTGGcagcccccgcgaccacgcagggCGCGCGGGCTGCCGCCCCGCGCAGGCGTCGCCGGCGTGCGGGCCGGGCCACCCCTGCCGCTGCCCGACGGACTGTCGAAGACACTCTGCCGCCGCAGAGGACGACGCCTCGTGCTGCGCCGCGACCGGCTGCCGATGCTCCGCGGCAGTCGCCTAGTACGGAGCAGCCGCCACCGGCCGCCCCAGTGGCGGAGGCCGCCCCAGCGGCCCCCACCGCCCCCATGGCCACCGACGCAGCTGAGCTCCGATC gtccaccacaggccaacgACTCGTTGGCCAGATCTACTGCGAGAGTAATTATCTCTCGCCGCCCGATGTCGAAACAGAGGGCGTCACAATGAACGACGCCCAGCGAGGACAGCTCACCCTGTTAGGTCCACTGCACCCACTAACGAGGTCCccgcaggaacagcagctccgctgcttaGACTGCCTTTACACCTGGCTTATGTAG